The following proteins are encoded in a genomic region of Micropterus dolomieu isolate WLL.071019.BEF.003 ecotype Adirondacks linkage group LG04, ASM2129224v1, whole genome shotgun sequence:
- the unc93b1 gene encoding protein unc-93 homolog B1 gives MMEAADEEDLLRDANHLVAPPIGGRNELLDVGQEDNMQGQMEEFLGPQAEYNEEEEERKYYRRKRLGVIKNVLAASVGAMVVYSVYMGLLQMQLILHYDMTYREVKYSNLGLEDIDHKMLMGINVTPIIGLLYTPILIRFLGTKWMMFLASGIYALFVSTNYWERYYTLVPSAVAIGVAIVPLWASLGNYITRMAQQYYEYVNYKDENVQEQKKLPKGACHSYIIIFQSVFFIIFHLSFVFAEFPMRFILNRYLHDNNHTLCNVHSCGANISGVIPGFNTTVLTSLPRSMLLIQVESVLMGFAFFSMIIFLVLCGAAYRPTEEIDLRSIGWGNIFQLPFKHLRDYRLRLLCPFFIYSGFEVLFAVTGFSLSYGVCVVGLDKLWLLIVVYGLSASVFSSLSLSLLRFPRWLCLVGGAAVHVVLLVVLLAWSPPANNLHYLGPLLVISALWGLGTALNKTGVSILLGMLYAEDKERLDFVYTIYHWWQAIAIFIVYLWSNMPMRAKLSILLATLLLACYCYWVMERRLAVRVPFRLPRIPRPRHKVKGYRYLEEDNSDESDSERSEDEGEKEDEEHVVEEMGAEDREEGGQDAEAQGADSPGARRRGAEGHRLRREDAHVKEGEREEHE, from the exons ATG ATGGAGGCAGCTGATGAGGAAGACTTGCTCAGGGATGCTAATCATCTGGTAGCACCTCCTATTGGTGGCAGAAACGAACTGCTGGATGTGGGGCAGGAAGACAACATGCAGGGCCAG ATGGAGGAGTTTCTGGGCCCGCAGGCTGAGTacaacgaggaggaggaggagaggaagtaCTACAGGAGGAAGAGGCTGGGAGTCATCAAGAACGTTCTTGCAGCCAGTGTTGGAGCCATGGttgtgtacagtgtgtacatGG gCCTACTGCAGATGCAGCTAATCCTCCATTATGATATGACCTACCGCGAGGTGAAGTACAGCAATCTTGGCCTGGAGGACATTGACCACAAGATGCTGATGGGCATCAACGTCACGCCCATCATAGGCCTGCTGTACACCCCTATTCTTATCAg GTTTCTAGGTACAAAGTGGATGATGTTCCTAGCTTCGGGAATCTACGCACTCTTTGTCTCAACCAATTACTGGGAGCGTTACTACACCTTGGTTCCATCAGCTGTAGCTATCGGCGTTGCCATTGTGCCACTCTGGGCCTCCTTGGGAAATTATATCACTAG GATGGCGCAGCAGTACTACGAGTACGTCAACTACAAGGACGAAAATGTGCAGGAGCAGAAGAAGCTTCCTAAGGGGGCGTGCCACAGCTACATCATCATCTTTCAGTCAGTCTTCTTCATCATATTCCAT CTGAGTTTTGTCTTTGCTGAGTTCCCCATGCGTTTCATCCTCAACCGCTACCTGCATGACAACAACCACACTCTCTGCAATGTGCACTCCTGCG GAGCAAATATCAGTGGAGTGATCCCCGGCTTCAACACCACCGTGCTGACCAGCCTGCCTCGCTCCATGCTGCTCATCCAGGTGGAGAGTGTCCTCATGGGCTTCGCCTTCTTTTCCATGATCATC TTCCTGGTGCTGTGTGGTGCTGCCTACCGCCCGACAGAAGAAATCGACCTCCGCAGTATCGGCTGGGGAAACATCTTCCAGCTACCTTTCAAACACCTGAGAGACTACCGCCTGCGGCTGCTCTGCCCCTTCTTCATCTACAGCGGATTTGAAGTGCTGTTTGCTGTCACCGGATTCTCCTTG TCCTATGGCGTCTGCGTTGTGGGCCTGGACAAACTGTGGCTCCTTATAGTCGTCTATGGCCTCTCCGCCTCCgtcttttcctccctctccctttccctCTTACGCTTCCCTCGCTGGCTGTGTTTGGTGGGGGGCGCTGCTGTGCATGTGGTGCTGCTGGTGGTTCTTCTGGCGTGGTCTCCACCAGCTAACAATCTCCATTATCTGGGCCCTCTGTTGGTGATCTCTGCACTGTGGGGACTCGGCACCGCCCTGAACAAGACTGGCGTCAGCA ttCTGCTCGGGATGCTGTACGCTGAGGATAAAGAACGTCTGGACTTTGTCTACACCATCTATCACTGGTGGCAGGCCATCGCCATCTTCATAGTGTACCTCTGGTCCAACATGCCAATgagg GCCAAACTCTCCATCCTGTTGGCCACTTTATTGCTGGCCTGCTACTGTTATTGGGTGATGGAGCGTCGGCTGGCCGTGAGAGTGCCTTTCAGGTTGCCTCGCATCCCTCGGCCACGGCACAAG GTCAAAGGCTACCGCTATCTGGAAGAGGATAACTCAGATGAATCAGACTCTGAGAGAAGTGAGGATGAGGGGGAGAAGGAGGACGAAGAGCATGTGGTGGAGGAGATGGGAGCAGAGGATAGAGAGGAAGGAGGCCAAGACGCAGAGGCCCAGGGAGCTGACTCACCCGGAGccaggaggagaggagcagagggTCACCGTCTCAGACGGGAGGACGCCCAtgtgaaggagggagagagggaggagcatGAGTGA